From Temnothorax longispinosus isolate EJ_2023e chromosome 3, Tlon_JGU_v1, whole genome shotgun sequence, one genomic window encodes:
- the LOC139810089 gene encoding uncharacterized protein, producing MSLDLKNLLIAQGDAIATLKRSLINFKKLPKAQVTLPKTKGRLTNLESLWENVRALHVQLLQTATPEEKKSTPYFQQDDLLAAEEAYFAADHLHEIIGKLSNNAPSAPFRGNESSYRDAHSGMSLHLPRISLPNFSGAFPEWENFRGIFESLVDKNESLTKTQKLHYLKAGLSDEAAVLINNIHISDANYEAVWQLFLDEYDNRNAIIHANIHSFADLPKMKTENVLELKKFRDSVSAALAALTNLERPVDTWDDLLVYIISQKFSPQTRNEWNLKRGDTDEYPTYKEIHDFMTLRIRGLTDYPSQFDSASSNTRGNKSRTSINNVSPVKCVRCSGNHSLTRCDKFLSLPIEQRRLVARQHKCCFNCLRTEHYLKNCPSKGRCNQCRQAHHSLLHSEGTAAINSPSSAPSAVSVAAAPEPPAAPSASVQTVHAIRDVTQPPHVLLATAYVNLNTIEGRSFKVRALLDQGSTYSFISESLCQTMRTKRYRAALKIHCFGEKFNGVARSQVNLTLAPCDKQGPIFPFSGYVYQRITSYTASQTQPAAMWPHLRDLPLADPDPSCNCPIYVLIGADLYDSLLLDGLRQGPVGTPTGQLTVFGWIVSGPAGTARPAGESASVLNCVSCEDTNSLIQSFWEDESILSQNPLTEEEERCEKHFASTHSRDSQGRYIVRLPFKNGPPHIGDTFQKASFLYSKMERRLSQKPEIAAQYHDFLTEYESMGHMEEVRDDEPSRYPPVYIPHHFVLRESSTTTKLRVVFNASSKSDDKTTLNDFLMAGPKLQQDIAAIILRWRLFRYVYMADIAKMFRQIRMHRDDADYQRILWRPPAKLLIRLYRLLTVTYGQKPSPFLAQRCLLQLARDECKYFPDAVSIIEESTYVDDVLFGADDLRSLLEKRKQLVGLMNRGCFPLRKWAANSPELLTDISEDQRESSDYPINRDDTLKVLGLSWSPHDDSFTFVISPYAVTVHTKRSVLSFIARLYDPLGWASPIVIAAKMLMQELWLRKIDWDSLIPDDLLPHWINYCTDLPHISEIRIPRWTGIRQDKLEVELHGFADASIRAYAAVVYLRIVHSTTNIQMTLLAAKTKVAPLKTVSVPRLELNAVVLLTRLLD from the coding sequence ATGTCTCTGGATCTCAAAAATCTGCTAATCGCCCAAGGCGATGCGATTGCTACACTTAAGCGATCGCTGATAAACTTTAAAAAGCTTCCCAAAGCTCAGGTCACTCTCCCAAAGACGAAGGGGAGACTGACTAATTTGGAAAGCCTCTGGGAGAATGTTCGAGCCCTCCACGTCCAGCTGCTACAGACGGCCACCCCGGAGGAGAAGAAGTCGACCCCCTACTTCCAACAGGACGACCTTCTTGCCGCCGAGGAAGCCTACTTCGCGGCGGATCATCTGCACGAGATCATCGGTAAATTAAGTAACAACGCCCCGAGCGCGCCGTTCCGAGGTAACGAATCATCTTATCGCGACGCGCACTCCGGCATGTCATTGCATCTGCCTCGTATTTCGCTTCCAAACTTTTCGGGTGCTTTCCCGGAATGGGAAAATTTTCGGGGAATTTTTGAGTCACTCGTCGACAAAAACGAGTCCCTCACGAAGACTCAAAAGTTACATTACTTAAAGGCGGGCCTCTCCGACGAGGCTGCcgtgttaattaataacattcaTATTTCTGACGCGAATTACGAGGCAGTGTGGCAACTTTTTCTCGACGAGTACGACAACCGTAACGCGATAATTCACGCGAACATCCATTCTTTCGCCGACTTACCAAAAATGAAAACCGAGAATGTTCtcgaattgaaaaaatttcgcgaTAGCGTGTCTGCGGCTCTCGCCGCTTTGACGAATCTCGAGCGTCCTGTCGATACGTGGGACGACCTCCTAGTTTACATTATATCGCAAAAGTTTAGTCCGCAAACGCGCAATGAATGGAATTTGAAGCGAGGCGATACGGATGAATACCCCACGTACAAGGAGATTCATGACTTCATGACTCTTCGCATACGTGGCCTCACGGATTATCCGTCGCAATTCGACTCCGCGTCGAGCAATACGCGCGGAAACAAATCTCGTACGTCGATTAATAATGTGTCGCCCGTCAAATGCGTCCGTTGTTCCGGAAATCATAGTCTGACAAGGTGTGATAAATTTCTAAGTTTGCCGATTGAGCAGCGTCGACTCGTCGCGCGACAGCATAAATGTTGCTTTAACTGTTTGAGGACTGagcattatttaaagaattgtcCGAGTAAAGGACGTTGCAATCAATGCCGGCAAGCTCACCATTCGCTGCTTCACAGCGAGGGTACAGCCGCGATTAATTCGCCGTCCTCCGCGCCGTCAGCTGTGTCCGTCGCCGCTGCTCCCGAGCCTCCGGCCGCGCCCTCCGCGTCCGTTCAAACCGTGCATGCTATTCGAGATGTAACGCAACCGCCTCATGTACTTCTCGCCACTGCGTATGTTAATCTAAATACTATCGAGGGCCGCTCATTCAAAGTACGTGCCCTACTAGATCAGGGCTCGACATACAGTTTCATATCCGAATCTCTTTGTCAGACTATGCGAACCAAGCGTTATCGTGCCgcgttaaaaatacattgcttCGGAGAGAAATTTAATGGAGTCGCGCGATCTCAAGTTAATCTCACGCTCGCGCCATGCGACAAACAGGGACCGATATTCCCATTTTCGGGCTACGTATACCAACGAATTACTTCGTACACAGCCTCTCAAACACAGCCAGCCGCAATGTGGCCGCATTTACGCGATTTACCGTTAGCAGATCCCGATCCCTCGTGTAATTGCCCGATTTATGTACTAATCGGCGCGGATTTATACGATTCTCTGCTGCTCGACGGCCTCCGTCAAGGCCCGGTCGGCACCCCGACGGGCCAGCTTACTGTTTTCGGATGGATCGTCTCAGGTCCTGCCGGCACCGCGCGCCCAGCCGGAGAGTCCGCTTCCGTTTTGAATTGCGTATCCTGCGAGGATACGAATTCATTGATCCAAAGTTTTTGGGAGGACGAAAGTATCCTCTCTCAAAACCCTCTCACCGAAGAGGAAGAACGTTGCGAAAAACATTTCGCTAGTACGCATTCTCGCGATTCTCAAGGACGTTACATTGTTCGTTTGCCTTTCAAGAACGGTCCCCCTCACATAGGCGACACTTTTCAAAAGGCTTCTTTCTTATACTCCAAAATGGAGCGCCGACTCTCGCAGAAACCCGAGATCGCCGCTCAGTATCACGATTTCCTCACGGAATACGAATCGATGGGGCACATGGAAGAGGTACGCGACGACGAGCCCTCTCGATACCCCCCGGTGTACATTCCGCATCATTTCGTTTTGCGCGAATCGAGTACGACTACTAAGTTACGCGTCGTGTTTAACGCGTCAAGCAAATCGGACGATAAAACCACTCTCAACGATTTCTTAATGGCGGGACCGAAGCTACAACAAGACATCGCTGCAATAATTTTACGCTGGCGATTATTCCGTTACGTATACATGGCGGACATCGCGAAGATGTTCCGTCAGATACGCATGCATCGTGACGACGCGGATTATCAACGAATTCTTTGGCGCCCTCCAGCAAAGCTGTTGATTCGACTGTATCGCTTGCTCACCGTGACTTACGGCCAAAAGCCATCGCCATTTCTCGCGCAGCGCTGCCTTCTTCAATTAGCTCGTGAcgaatgtaaatattttcccGACGCGGTTTCCATAATCGAAGAATCGACCTACGTCGATGACGTTCTTTTCGGAGCAGACGACCTTCGGTCTCTGCTCGAAAAACGCAAGCAACTCGTCGGACTAATGAATCGCGGATGTTTTCCCTTACGAAAATGGGCCGCAAATTCACCCGAATTGTTGACGGATATCTCGGAGGACCAACGTGAATCCTCGGACTATCCGATCAATCGCGATGACACGCTCAAGGTCCTCGGCCTGTCTTGGTCACCGCATGACGACTCGTTTACCTTTGTAATCTCGCCTTACGCCGTAACGGTTCATACTAAACGCTccgttttatcatttattgcaAGGTTATATGACCCCCTCGGATGGGCGTCACCGATCGTCATCGCGGCCAAGATGTTGATGCAAGAGCTCTGGCTCCGTAAAATTGATTGGGACTCTCTCATCCCCGACGATCTTTTACCTCATTGGATTAATTATTGTACGGATTTGCCTCATATCAGTGAAATACGCATTCCCCGATGGACAGGGATACGTCAAGATAAACTCGAAGTGGAATTACACGGATTCGCGGACGCGTCCATTCGAGCTTACGCCGCGGTCGTTTACCTTCGAATCGTGCATTCTACCACAAATATTCAGATGACCCTTCTCGCGGCCAAAACGAAGGTCGCGCCGTTAAAAACCGTCAGCGTTCCACGATTAGAACTTAACGCCGTCGTTCTATTAACTCGGTTGTTAGATTAG
- the LOC139810090 gene encoding uncharacterized protein — protein sequence MIKSHIHKCVTCLRYSAKTPTQLMGDLPNPRVNPSPPFSHTGIDYAGPMIITPVVGRGQRGSKHYVAVFVCLATKAIHLECVEDYSSEGFLAAFHRFVSRRGLPSDMYSDNGTNFRGADRELQCSFRSLMNDPSLKEILANDDVKWHFVPPAAPHFGGLWEAGVKSFKHHLKRVIGARTLSRSEFVTILCKIKACLNSQPISPFSDDPSDFTALTPGHFLIGRPLTSVPEESLLEINANRLSRWQHVQLMVEQIWRSWSSDYLHSLQQRVKWTESHDNLKVDELVLLKNNLLPPSKWELARIQQVHPGFDGRVRVVTLRTANSELKRPITQICRLPASIGPTEPVE from the coding sequence ATGATCAAATCTCACATCCATAAATGTGTTACCTGCCTTCGATACTCCGCGAAAACGCCGACGCAATTAATGGGTGATCTCCCGAATCCCCGAGTCAATCCctctcctcctttctctcACACGGGCATAGATTACGCCGGACCGATGATTATTACCCCCGTGGTCGGCCGTGGTCAAAGAGGGAGCAAACATTACGTGGCGGTCTTCGTTTGTCTCGCCACTAAAGCGATCCACCTCGAGTGTGTCGAGGACTACTCCTCCGAGGGATTCCTTGCCGCATTTCATCGGTTCGTCAGTCGACGCGGACTGCCATCGGACATGTACAGCGATAATGGCACGAACTTTCGGGGTGCGGATCGCGAGCTACAATGCAGTTTTCGCTCTCTTATGAACGACCCTTCCCTCAAAGAAATCCTCGCGAATGACGATGTGAAATGGCATTTCGTGCCCCCGGCGGCACCACATTTCGGCGGGCTTTGGGAGGCTGGCGTTAAAAGTTTTAAGCACCACCTCAAGCGGGTGATCGGTGCTCGTACCCTGTCTCGCTCGGAATTCGTAACTATTTTATGTAAGATAAAGGCGTGCCTCAACTCTCAACCGATTTCGCCCTTCAGCGACGATCCGTCCGACTTTACCGCGTTGACGCCTGGTCATTTTCTCATCGGTCGACCGCTCACCAGCGTCCCGGAGGAATCATTACTCGAAATCAATGCAAATCGGTTGTCGCGATGGCAACACGTGCAGCTCATGGTCGAACAGATCTGGCGTTCTTGGTCATCGGACTACTTACATTCATTGCAACAGCGCGTCAAATGGACCGAATCTCACGATAATCTCAAGGTTGACGAGTTAgttttgctaaaaaataatctcCTTCCTCCTTCGAAGTGGGAACTTGCAAGAATTCAACAAGTCCATCCCGGATTTGACGGTCGCGTTCGCGTCGTTACATTACGCACCGCCAATTCCGAATTGAAACGACCAATAACACAAATCTGTCGGTTACCTGCGTCTATTGGGCCCACGGAGCCCGttgaataa